In one window of Pristiophorus japonicus isolate sPriJap1 chromosome 9, sPriJap1.hap1, whole genome shotgun sequence DNA:
- the LOC139274036 gene encoding cylicin-2-like: MGKRLREKDPEEKTQRKRPSRKNPSEKMLVKSPRGKDTGKKTKVKVSVEKTHGKRSMEKDPEEKTQGKRHKGKYQGKRPGENSHGKKTWEKDPGENTQGKRPRGKARGEKTEGNRSRGKEPGEKTQGKKTQEKTPISKEPGEKAQAKRIRRTEPAEKTQGKRPKDKDSRGNAQGKRPREKDPWKSPRGKDTGEKPQG, translated from the coding sequence ATGGGCAAAAGACTCAGAGAAAAAGACCCGGAGGAAAAGACCCAGAGAAAAAGACCCAGCAGAAAAAACCCAAGTGAAAAAATGCTGGTGAAAAGCCCCAGGggtaaagatactgggaaaaagaccaagGTTAAAGTCTCAGTGGAAAAGACCCATGGGAAAAGATCCAtggaaaaagacccagaggaaaagacccaggggaaaagacacaagGGAAAATACCAAGGCAAAAGACCAGGGGAAAACAGCCATGGAAAAAAGAcctgggaaaaagacccaggggaaaatactcaagggaaaagacctagGGGAAAAGCCCGAggggaaaagaccgaggggaatagatccaggggaaaagaaccaggggaaaagactcaagggaaaaagacccaggaaaAAACACCCATAAGTAAAGAACCAGGGGAAAAGGCTCAGGCGAAAAGAATCAGACGAACAGAGCCagcggaaaagacccagggaaaaagaccgaAGGACAAAGACTCAAGGGGAAatgcccaggggaaaagacccagagaaaAAGATCCATGGAAAagtcccaggggaaaagacactggggaaaagccccaggggtaa